Proteins encoded together in one Acidobacteriota bacterium window:
- a CDS encoding decaprenyl-phosphate phosphoribosyltransferase, translated as MKVRHLIVSLRPKQWTKNLVIFAGIIFSKNLFNLAMLSKTTIAFFLFSLLAGAVYLINDVKDKNRDKAHPTKSKRPIAAGKISPKVAVITAIFLSAFSLLFSFILEPAFGFISAIYFLMMISYSFRLKDVFILDVIIISLGFVLRAVAGAVVIKVPFSSWLLICTTFLALFLALAKRRHELLFLSENAPYHREHLTLYSPSLLDQMIGIAATSSIISYAVYTTSMETVIKFGPYLPLTIPFVLYGILRYLYLVYKKGLGGNPSQILISDKPLLIAIALWAGAITIIIYLSKIEGIIHQLFYKGV; from the coding sequence ATGAAAGTAAGACATCTTATTGTATCCCTGAGACCCAAACAATGGACGAAGAACCTGGTGATATTTGCCGGCATTATCTTCTCGAAGAACCTCTTCAATCTCGCTATGCTTTCAAAAACGACCATCGCCTTCTTCCTATTCTCTCTCTTGGCCGGAGCGGTTTACCTGATAAACGATGTGAAGGATAAAAATAGGGACAAGGCTCATCCAACAAAATCCAAAAGACCAATTGCAGCAGGGAAGATAAGCCCGAAAGTGGCGGTTATAACAGCTATTTTTCTTTCCGCCTTCTCCCTCCTCTTCTCCTTTATACTTGAACCGGCATTCGGCTTCATCTCGGCCATCTACTTCCTGATGATGATCTCCTACTCCTTCCGCCTCAAAGATGTCTTCATCCTCGATGTCATCATCATCTCCTTGGGATTCGTCCTCCGGGCGGTGGCAGGGGCGGTGGTGATCAAGGTCCCTTTCTCCTCCTGGCTCCTCATCTGCACCACCTTCCTCGCTCTTTTCCTCGCATTAGCCAAGAGGAGGCATGAACTTCTCTTCCTATCTGAAAACGCCCCTTACCATCGGGAACATCTTACCCTGTATTCTCCATCCCTTCTTGATCAGATGATAGGGATCGCCGCCACCTCATCCATTATATCCTATGCCGTTTATACCACCTCAATGGAGACGGTAATCAAATTTGGACCCTACCTTCCGCTTACCATCCCCTTCGTGCTCTACGGGATACTCCGCTACCTCTACCTCGTCTATAAGAAAGGGCTCGGAGGAAATCCTTCCCAGATCCTCATCTCCGATAAACCCCTCCTCATAGCTATCGCCCTCTGGGCAGGAGCGATAACGATTATCATCTACCTTTCAAAGATAGAAGGCATCATCCATCAATTATTCTATAAGGGGGTATAA
- a CDS encoding peptidase, producing MGFLLILLDGVGVGEDDPKRNPFARLPSRYFPRRGVSLKPPFYGTVREVDARLSVPGLPQSATGQTSILTGINAAMVIGKHLPSLPNRELVELLAEYNILKILKERGKKVAFANAYRPDFLNRLIRRVSVTTASVLASSLPIFTLEDLNEGKAIYQDFTNHFLIERGYPVSPLKPEEAGRRLANISASYDFTLYEYFKTDIIGHRGDLSAACTLIAELENFLTSLLSHINLDEETVAIISDHGNLEDLSTKEHTENPVPLLAFGREKKTLIDEVASLTDLTPAILSILG from the coding sequence ATGGGCTTTCTTCTTATCCTCCTCGATGGGGTGGGGGTGGGTGAGGACGATCCCAAACGAAATCCCTTTGCCCGCCTTCCCTCCCGATATTTCCCTCGCCGAGGGGTAAGTCTAAAGCCCCCCTTTTACGGTACGGTGCGGGAGGTGGATGCTCGTCTTTCCGTTCCTGGACTTCCCCAGAGTGCTACGGGACAAACGAGCATCCTCACCGGAATAAATGCGGCAATGGTAATAGGGAAACATCTTCCCAGCCTTCCCAATCGGGAGCTTGTGGAGCTTCTTGCGGAATATAACATCCTGAAGATATTGAAGGAAAGGGGGAAAAAGGTTGCCTTTGCCAACGCCTATCGCCCTGACTTCCTCAACCGCTTAATCCGTCGGGTATCGGTAACTACCGCTTCTGTGCTTGCTTCCTCTCTTCCCATCTTCACCCTTGAGGATCTGAACGAGGGAAAGGCAATATATCAAGATTTTACCAACCACTTTCTTATCGAACGGGGATACCCTGTCTCTCCCTTGAAGCCAGAGGAGGCGGGAAGACGACTTGCTAACATCTCAGCCTCTTACGATTTTACCCTCTATGAATATTTCAAAACCGATATCATAGGACACCGGGGGGACCTCTCCGCTGCTTGCACTCTGATTGCCGAGCTGGAAAATTTCCTCACCTCCCTCCTTTCCCATATCAACCTTGACGAGGAGACGGTCGCCATCATCTCCGACCATGGCAACCTGGAGGACCTCTCAACCAAAGAACACACTGAGAATCCAGTTCCCCTCCTTGCCTTCGGGAGAGAGAAGAAAACACTGATCGATGAAGTCGCCTCGCTTACCGACCTCACCCCAGCCATCCTCAGTATCCTCGGGTAG
- a CDS encoding ATP synthase F0 subunit C — protein sequence MKKKVILLVSLIILILILPHTVFAQEKVDLKKTNPEVAKMAVLAACFGMAIASGLCGIGQAKAASSACEGIARNPSAAGDIRGSLILGLVFIESLALYTLAIIFLFAR from the coding sequence ATGAAGAAAAAAGTGATCCTGCTCGTCAGTCTTATCATCCTCATCCTCATCCTTCCCCATACTGTCTTCGCTCAAGAAAAGGTGGACCTTAAAAAGACCAATCCCGAGGTAGCAAAAATGGCTGTCCTCGCTGCCTGTTTCGGGATGGCGATCGCCTCCGGGCTTTGCGGTATTGGGCAAGCAAAAGCGGCCTCCTCAGCCTGTGAGGGGATAGCGAGAAACCCTTCAGCCGCCGGAGACATTCGAGGAAGTCTCATCCTTGGCTTGGTTTTCATCGAATCGCTTGCCCTATACACACTGGCGATTATCTTTCTCTTTGCGAGGTAG
- the atpB gene encoding F0F1 ATP synthase subunit A, whose protein sequence is MEVEESILTKLINSVLNHLLGYPPDYHLIPDQVVMTAFIVLLAAIFLPLLRRRFRIRRPSYLQQILEITVEYLERLIDDYIGEEGRRYLPLVGTFGFFILVASIIGYVPGFSSATANYNTTLALALISFFAYNYAGLKKHGFFRYIRSIGGQPLWLLPLRFPTEILSHLARILSLSVRLFGNIYGDHIVYLVFFSFLPLVLPIPFMGLSFFVAIIQAYVFVVLSIIYLAGALNPEE, encoded by the coding sequence ATGGAAGTTGAGGAATCGATACTTACCAAGCTGATAAACAGTGTCCTTAATCACCTGCTCGGTTATCCTCCAGATTACCATCTCATTCCAGATCAGGTAGTGATGACCGCTTTCATCGTTCTCCTTGCGGCGATCTTTCTGCCCCTCCTCCGCCGTCGCTTCAGGATCAGGCGACCCAGCTATCTACAACAGATACTGGAGATAACGGTTGAATACTTAGAGCGTCTCATCGATGACTACATTGGAGAAGAGGGTAGGAGGTACCTCCCCCTGGTCGGTACCTTCGGCTTCTTCATTCTGGTAGCAAGCATCATCGGTTATGTCCCCGGGTTCTCCTCAGCCACCGCCAATTATAATACTACCTTAGCCCTTGCCCTTATCTCATTCTTCGCTTACAACTATGCTGGTTTAAAGAAGCACGGGTTCTTTCGCTATATCAGGAGCATTGGAGGACAACCATTATGGCTTCTTCCCCTTAGGTTCCCCACCGAAATACTAAGCCATCTGGCTCGAATCCTCTCCCTTTCAGTACGGCTTTTCGGCAACATCTATGGGGATCACATTGTCTATCTCGTTTTCTTCTCTTTTCTTCCCCTTGTGCTCCCTATTCCCTTTATGGGACTAAGTTTCTTTGTCGCTATAATTCAGGCTTATGTCTTTGTAGTTTTATCGATAATCTATCTTGCCGGGGCGCTAAACCCCGAAGAGTAA
- a CDS encoding AtpZ/AtpI family protein, giving the protein MVRKGRKGSIFEDYAFLISAGFTFPVYAYIGYLIGNHLDKRFGTHPILTFFSILGLSALGFYSFLKAFSQLERRRKK; this is encoded by the coding sequence ATGGTAAGAAAAGGGAGAAAGGGGAGTATATTTGAGGACTACGCCTTTCTCATCTCCGCCGGTTTCACCTTTCCCGTCTATGCCTATATCGGCTATCTCATTGGAAACCATCTCGATAAAAGGTTCGGCACCCACCCCATCCTCACCTTCTTCTCCATCTTGGGCTTATCCGCTTTGGGCTTTTACAGCTTCCTCAAGGCTTTCTCCCAATTGGAAAGGAGGAGGAAAAAGTGA
- a CDS encoding Hsp20/alpha crystallin family protein, which translates to MKLTRGNPMQELSLLNRRLKKLLDEDLFPELFTSEWRSWTPPVDIYETDNEIVVKAELPDIDIKDVDVKLEDNRLTIKGERRFSDEVKKESYHLIERYYGSFQRTFELPTSVNRDKVEAKYDKGVLTVTLPKREEAKKKKIEIKTTS; encoded by the coding sequence ATGAAACTTACTCGCGGGAACCCAATGCAGGAACTCTCTCTTCTCAACCGTCGTCTTAAGAAATTACTCGATGAGGACCTCTTCCCTGAACTCTTCACCTCAGAATGGAGGAGCTGGACCCCTCCGGTGGACATCTACGAAACGGATAACGAGATCGTGGTGAAAGCGGAACTTCCTGATATCGATATCAAAGATGTCGATGTCAAGCTTGAGGACAACCGTCTCACCATCAAAGGGGAGCGCAGGTTCTCCGACGAGGTAAAAAAGGAGAGCTATCACCTGATCGAACGTTATTACGGCTCCTTCCAGCGAACCTTTGAGCTTCCAACCTCGGTCAATCGGGACAAGGTGGAGGCTAAATACGACAAAGGGGTGCTTACCGTAACCCTCCCCAAACGGGAAGAGGCGAAGAAGAAAAAGATAGAGATAAAAACCACCTCTTAA
- a CDS encoding alpha/beta fold hydrolase: MKKWLFFAIIVLLPFLIAWSREVELTTNDGLTLVGEFLETNSPLAPAILLLHPLGEQKESWDGFINSLNDNGFFVLALDLRAHGASQGKGSWLYFTRDDFAKMVLDVKAGVDFLRAQPGVNRDAIVIIGAELGGSLALLYAVDDPGIRGVVILSPGLDYCGLDLHKAAEGYKNRPLFLIFGEEDVYSSYSAKVLKEMVGESCKLEQFPAAGHGTKMLFTNKELVGRIIEWLLKVVP; this comes from the coding sequence ATGAAAAAATGGCTTTTCTTCGCAATCATTGTTCTTCTCCCCTTCCTTATTGCCTGGTCGAGGGAGGTGGAACTAACCACCAATGATGGGCTCACCTTGGTGGGAGAGTTCTTGGAGACAAACTCCCCCCTTGCTCCAGCAATCCTTCTCCTTCATCCTTTGGGGGAGCAAAAGGAGAGTTGGGACGGTTTCATCAATTCCCTGAATGATAACGGTTTTTTTGTCCTTGCCCTTGATCTTAGGGCGCATGGCGCATCGCAGGGGAAGGGAAGCTGGCTTTACTTTACCAGAGACGATTTCGCCAAGATGGTTCTTGATGTCAAGGCAGGGGTCGATTTCCTCCGAGCGCAGCCTGGGGTGAACCGGGATGCAATCGTCATCATTGGGGCAGAGCTTGGGGGAAGCCTTGCCCTTCTTTATGCGGTAGATGACCCAGGGATAAGGGGGGTGGTTATCCTCTCTCCTGGCTTGGATTACTGTGGGCTCGACCTCCACAAGGCAGCTGAGGGGTATAAAAATCGCCCCCTGTTCTTGATCTTTGGTGAAGAGGATGTTTATTCTTCCTATTCGGCGAAGGTGCTTAAGGAGATGGTGGGGGAGAGTTGCAAATTGGAACAGTTTCCCGCCGCGGGGCATGGAACGAAGATGCTCTTCACCAATAAAGAGCTTGTTGGAAGGATAATAGAATGGTTGTTAAAGGTTGTTCCTTGA
- a CDS encoding 1-acyl-sn-glycerol-3-phosphate acyltransferase, translating into MALVGGAEGRWGGIFLRLDSFSFGNYNEDKHFEREMLFSIIAWAGGVINTVFWGTIALFLSLFDRSGDWGHLCSRYWSRVNLMISRTKVKITGLENVITDGPQIFMANHQSIYDILVLAGYLPVQFRWLAKKELFRIPFMGWHMSRGGYIKIDRANLRAAARSIIEAGRRIKSGVSVVIFPEGTRSLDGRLQPFKPGGFSIALEAGVPIIPIGIYGSKDIIRKGSLRVNRGSIGVSVGKPILVASYRKSEKKRLMEEVRRAIESELLRAKELISSSR; encoded by the coding sequence ATGGCTCTGGTGGGAGGGGCTGAAGGGCGGTGGGGAGGCATTTTCCTTCGCCTTGACTCCTTCTCTTTTGGAAACTACAATGAAGATAAGCACTTTGAAAGGGAGATGCTTTTTTCTATCATTGCTTGGGCAGGTGGAGTAATAAATACGGTATTCTGGGGAACCATTGCCCTGTTCCTTTCCCTGTTCGATAGAAGTGGGGATTGGGGGCACCTTTGCAGTCGTTACTGGTCTCGGGTGAACCTGATGATAAGCAGAACCAAGGTAAAGATCACAGGACTTGAGAATGTCATTACCGATGGTCCTCAGATATTTATGGCGAACCATCAGAGCATCTATGACATCCTCGTTTTAGCGGGATATCTTCCTGTTCAGTTCCGCTGGTTGGCGAAGAAGGAGCTCTTCCGTATCCCGTTTATGGGCTGGCATATGTCGCGGGGGGGATATATCAAGATTGACCGTGCCAATTTGCGGGCGGCAGCAAGAAGCATAATTGAGGCGGGAAGACGAATAAAATCGGGAGTATCAGTGGTCATTTTCCCTGAAGGAACGAGGAGCCTTGATGGAAGGCTTCAACCGTTTAAGCCAGGTGGTTTTTCCATCGCCCTTGAGGCAGGGGTACCAATCATCCCTATCGGCATATATGGTAGCAAGGATATAATCAGGAAGGGATCGCTCCGGGTCAATCGAGGATCGATTGGGGTCTCGGTGGGCAAGCCGATTTTGGTCGCCTCTTACCGTAAGAGCGAGAAAAAACGGCTGATGGAGGAGGTGAGGAGGGCGATTGAGAGCGAGCTCTTACGGGCTAAAGAGCTTATATCTTCGAGCCGATAA
- a CDS encoding methylated-DNA--[protein]-cysteine S-methyltransferase — MERVVYTELESPIGSIFLAGGEKGLVRLSIGRGEDEFLSQFPPHFELIKDDEVLKTPIDALSRYFAGERVSFANIPLILSGTPFQMRVWRALLEIPYGKLKTYKEIARAIGNERSARAVGGAVGRNPIAIIVPCHRVVAVDGLGGFGPGLSVKQYLLKLEGAI; from the coding sequence ATGGAGAGGGTGGTATATACTGAGTTAGAAAGTCCGATAGGGAGCATCTTTCTCGCCGGAGGGGAGAAGGGGTTGGTCAGGTTGAGTATAGGAAGAGGGGAGGATGAGTTTTTGTCCCAGTTTCCTCCTCACTTTGAGTTGATCAAGGACGATGAGGTACTTAAGACGCCGATTGATGCCCTTTCTCGCTATTTTGCCGGGGAACGGGTTTCCTTTGCCAATATCCCGTTAATCCTTTCGGGGACCCCTTTTCAGATGCGGGTGTGGCGTGCTCTCCTTGAGATACCTTACGGAAAACTGAAAACCTATAAGGAGATCGCCAGAGCGATAGGCAATGAGCGGTCGGCACGAGCGGTCGGTGGAGCGGTGGGGAGGAATCCTATAGCGATAATCGTTCCCTGTCATCGGGTGGTGGCGGTTGATGGACTTGGTGGTTTCGGTCCCGGTCTTTCCGTAAAGCAGTACCTCCTTAAGCTTGAGGGAGCGATTTGA
- a CDS encoding stage 0 sporulation protein gives METAAVEIDETRPIKFVSTNGFKVKKGDYCIIKIGDEEILGRVVLGNSRILPPPYIKRLPPIIRLATAEDLKYHQTLKEKNKRAFTFCVERIKKRGLPMKLIQAKFINQGKKAIFYFRADGRVDFRELVKDLAREFKVRIELRQIGVRDEAKLISGVGLCGRALCCSSFLKEFTPVSIRMAKEQNLPLNPMKISGLCGRLMCCLTFEARKTEGEEEKEATVEEIRREEEDATSS, from the coding sequence ATGGAAACAGCAGCAGTAGAAATAGATGAAACAAGACCGATAAAGTTCGTTTCCACAAACGGGTTCAAGGTAAAGAAGGGGGATTACTGCATCATTAAAATTGGAGATGAAGAGATATTGGGAAGGGTGGTTCTCGGTAACTCGCGGATCCTCCCCCCTCCATACATCAAGAGGCTACCCCCCATTATCCGCTTAGCCACTGCTGAGGACTTGAAATACCATCAGACGCTCAAAGAGAAGAATAAGCGCGCCTTCACCTTCTGTGTTGAGCGGATAAAGAAACGAGGGCTTCCAATGAAGCTCATCCAGGCGAAGTTCATCAATCAAGGAAAGAAGGCGATATTCTACTTCCGAGCCGATGGAAGGGTGGACTTCCGGGAGTTGGTCAAGGATCTTGCCCGAGAGTTCAAGGTGAGGATTGAACTCCGTCAGATTGGAGTGCGGGATGAGGCAAAGCTCATCTCGGGGGTGGGACTTTGTGGTCGTGCCTTATGTTGCTCCTCCTTCCTCAAGGAGTTCACCCCGGTTTCTATAAGGATGGCGAAGGAGCAAAACCTCCCCTTAAACCCAATGAAGATCTCCGGTCTCTGTGGAAGACTTATGTGCTGCCTTACCTTCGAGGCGAGGAAAACCGAAGGAGAGGAAGAAAAAGAAGCTACCGTGGAAGAAATTCGACGAGAGGAGGAAGATGCAACCTCTTCCTAA
- the holB gene encoding DNA polymerase III subunit delta', translated as MESFDQFRGNEEIKKGLTRALTKGRLPHSLLFFGPSGVGKKTFAILLARAITCGGAGARPCGSCPSCKLAITSHPDIQLIAPEEGKRTISIDDIRSLIKGNSLRPFMGKYKVFIIDEADRMTPEAANAFLKVLEEPTDTTHFILITTKYLSLLPTIRSRCQAYRFKPFPVERLAEVLREGWGKDKNEAEELAKISQGRIGIALSLDLAETRRKKNETLSFLSRALSKRSIGEQINLAQELTGLDREEFLEKIDLFKEFIRDAIILSTVGETRLLINSKEKRLEQLATKIGIEGSDLLLRLEKMGKELSANVNPKYIAKKLLLSLSEIGCGDGNSSSRNR; from the coding sequence ATGGAAAGCTTCGATCAGTTCAGAGGAAACGAGGAGATAAAAAAAGGGCTCACCAGAGCGCTTACCAAAGGGAGACTTCCCCACTCCCTCCTTTTCTTCGGTCCTTCTGGGGTGGGGAAGAAAACCTTTGCCATCCTCTTAGCCCGAGCGATAACCTGTGGGGGTGCGGGGGCTCGCCCCTGCGGATCGTGTCCCTCCTGCAAACTGGCGATAACTTCACATCCCGATATCCAACTGATAGCTCCAGAGGAGGGGAAAAGAACCATATCGATCGACGACATCCGAAGCCTCATTAAAGGGAACTCTCTCCGACCTTTTATGGGGAAATATAAGGTCTTCATCATCGACGAGGCGGATAGAATGACCCCGGAGGCAGCAAACGCCTTTCTCAAGGTGCTCGAAGAGCCAACCGACACCACCCACTTTATCCTCATTACCACTAAATATCTCTCCCTCCTCCCCACCATCCGCTCCCGGTGCCAGGCATACCGATTCAAGCCGTTTCCCGTGGAAAGGCTTGCTGAGGTCCTCCGGGAAGGGTGGGGCAAGGACAAAAATGAGGCGGAAGAGCTCGCTAAAATTTCCCAAGGACGAATCGGCATCGCGCTCTCCCTTGACCTTGCTGAGACACGGAGAAAGAAAAACGAAACCCTCTCCTTCCTTTCTCGGGCTCTCTCTAAACGAAGTATAGGCGAACAAATAAACCTTGCCCAAGAGCTGACTGGCTTAGATCGGGAGGAGTTTCTGGAAAAAATCGACTTGTTCAAAGAGTTCATAAGGGATGCAATAATCCTCTCCACCGTAGGGGAAACAAGGCTCCTCATAAACTCAAAAGAAAAAAGGCTGGAACAATTAGCGACAAAGATAGGAATAGAGGGAAGCGATCTTCTCCTAAGGCTGGAGAAGATGGGGAAAGAACTCTCTGCAAATGTCAATCCGAAATATATTGCCAAGAAACTTCTCCTTTCGCTTTCGGAGATAGGATGTGGAGATGGAAACAGCAGCAGTAGAAATAGATGA
- a CDS encoding dTMP kinase: MKKGKLITFEGIEGSGKTTQLTLLSTKLKREGVKVVETKEPGGTKLGAKIRELLLEGDLSEIDPKAELLLFLADRREHLRSVILPALSQGAIVLSDRFIDSTIAYQGYGRGLALELVTKALILFDEDITPDLTLLFDLLPETSLARVSSEAIKSFEKEPLAFHKRVREGYLELAKRYPERIKIIPGDLPVEEVAKRVEKEVRKIL; encoded by the coding sequence ATGAAAAAAGGGAAGCTTATTACCTTTGAAGGAATAGAGGGATCGGGAAAGACAACCCAGCTTACTCTTCTCTCAACTAAGCTCAAGAGGGAGGGGGTTAAGGTGGTAGAAACAAAGGAGCCAGGAGGAACCAAGCTGGGCGCGAAGATAAGAGAGCTCTTACTCGAGGGGGATCTTTCCGAAATCGACCCTAAGGCAGAACTCCTCCTCTTCCTCGCTGATAGAAGAGAACATCTTCGGTCGGTAATCCTCCCCGCTCTTTCTCAGGGAGCAATCGTACTCTCAGATAGGTTCATCGATTCCACCATCGCCTACCAAGGATATGGGCGAGGGCTCGCCTTAGAGTTGGTAACAAAAGCACTCATCCTCTTCGATGAGGATATCACACCCGATCTCACCCTCCTTTTCGACCTTCTTCCAGAAACATCCCTTGCCCGAGTTAGCTCCGAGGCAATCAAAAGTTTTGAGAAGGAACCACTCGCCTTCCATAAACGGGTGAGAGAAGGTTATCTCGAGTTGGCAAAAAGATATCCCGAGCGGATAAAGATCATCCCTGGAGATCTACCGGTGGAAGAGGTGGCAAAGCGGGTCGAGAAGGAGGTAAGGAAGATACTTTAA
- the amrB gene encoding AmmeMemoRadiSam system protein B has translation MIRKPAVAGRFYPANPKELERMLADFIAPDKEKIKAKAVVSPHAGYIYSGGVAGAVLSEVEIPRRIIILGPNHTGYGAQAAIMTSGSWELPFGEVKIDDELATSILEKSNTLSQDVEAHLYEHSLEVQVPFLQYLRKDISIVPIVLATHDYNKLENIGEAIAEAITESKEETLIVASSDMTHYEDQKSAEQKDKLAIKEILALSPRKLLDTVISYNITMCGVAPVVSAIIAAKRLGAENARLVKYATSGDVNRDYSQVVGYAGIIIW, from the coding sequence ATGATTAGGAAGCCAGCGGTAGCAGGGCGCTTCTACCCGGCAAACCCTAAAGAACTGGAAAGGATGCTTGCAGATTTCATCGCCCCGGATAAGGAAAAGATAAAGGCAAAGGCGGTAGTCTCGCCTCATGCGGGCTACATCTACTCGGGAGGAGTAGCGGGAGCGGTACTCTCCGAGGTAGAGATACCGAGAAGGATAATCATCTTGGGACCGAACCACACCGGTTACGGGGCACAAGCAGCGATAATGACCAGCGGAAGTTGGGAGCTACCATTCGGCGAGGTGAAGATAGACGATGAGCTTGCCACCTCCATCCTTGAGAAATCAAATACCCTCTCTCAGGATGTGGAAGCGCATCTCTACGAACACTCCCTCGAGGTCCAGGTTCCGTTCCTCCAATATCTGAGGAAGGACATCTCCATCGTCCCCATAGTGCTTGCCACCCATGACTACAACAAATTGGAGAATATAGGTGAGGCGATAGCAGAAGCGATAACGGAAAGCAAGGAGGAGACTTTGATCGTGGCAAGTAGCGATATGACCCATTACGAGGACCAAAAAAGCGCCGAGCAGAAGGACAAGCTGGCGATAAAGGAGATACTGGCACTCTCCCCAAGAAAACTTCTCGATACGGTGATCTCCTATAACATCACTATGTGCGGCGTTGCTCCAGTAGTATCTGCGATCATAGCGGCAAAAAGGCTGGGAGCGGAAAACGCCCGCTTGGTAAAATATGCTACCTCAGGGGATGTAAACCGGGATTACTCCCAAGTGGTGGGATATGCCGGGATAATAATCTGGTAA
- a CDS encoding DegQ family serine endoprotease, whose amino-acid sequence MKTNKKIVVLALIFGGVGLVLGILLTSSLNCDNKSYAGTKGGNLSLADYPPLTPSAGNDPSPLFTRVAKLVIPSVVTLSTEKVVKVPKESPFFENPFKDFFGDEFFRQFFGSPPGGELRQRALGSGVIVTKDGYILTNNHVVEGADKITVTLADDRQFPAKLIGRDPKTDVAVVKIEGKNLPAARLGDSDKIEVGEWVLAIGSPFSKELKNTVTAGIISAKGRSNVGLAKYEDFIQTDAAINPGNSGGALVNMRGEVIGINTAIETRTGTFAGIGLAIPINMAKAVMEQLITKGKVVRGYLGVTIQTIDATMAKALKLSRPGGVIVASVVPDSPADKAGFKRGDIILEMNGKPIKGATELSIKVAKTAPGTKVSFTVLRGKKKLTLTARLEELPGEEVSAKPSPEVSSELGIKVQTLTPELARRLGYTGEEGVVVTEVRPGSIAYYQGIRRGDLIKEINRIPIRSVRDYKRVMRKVKPGDTILILLRRGDTTVYLAIELPSKK is encoded by the coding sequence ATGAAAACGAATAAAAAGATCGTTGTGCTCGCCCTCATCTTCGGAGGGGTAGGGCTTGTTCTTGGAATTTTGCTTACCTCTTCACTCAACTGCGACAATAAATCATACGCTGGGACGAAGGGGGGAAATCTCTCCTTAGCCGATTATCCACCCCTCACCCCTTCTGCCGGTAATGATCCCAGTCCTCTTTTCACCCGGGTAGCGAAGCTGGTGATTCCCTCAGTAGTTACCCTTTCTACTGAGAAGGTGGTTAAGGTTCCTAAAGAGAGCCCCTTTTTTGAAAACCCCTTTAAGGACTTCTTTGGAGACGAGTTCTTCCGCCAATTCTTCGGATCACCACCTGGAGGGGAGCTAAGACAACGGGCGCTCGGCTCCGGGGTCATCGTCACCAAAGACGGTTATATTCTAACCAATAACCATGTGGTGGAAGGGGCGGACAAGATAACCGTTACCTTAGCCGATGATCGCCAATTCCCGGCGAAGCTTATCGGAAGGGACCCAAAGACCGATGTTGCAGTGGTCAAGATAGAAGGAAAGAACCTCCCTGCAGCGAGACTGGGCGACTCCGATAAGATCGAGGTGGGCGAATGGGTTCTCGCCATCGGCAGTCCTTTTAGTAAGGAACTAAAGAACACGGTTACTGCGGGGATAATCAGCGCTAAGGGACGTTCCAATGTAGGTCTCGCCAAGTACGAGGATTTCATCCAAACCGACGCTGCCATCAATCCAGGGAATTCCGGCGGTGCTTTAGTCAATATGAGGGGTGAGGTCATCGGGATCAACACCGCCATCGAGACGAGGACGGGAACCTTCGCTGGCATTGGCCTTGCTATCCCGATAAATATGGCGAAGGCGGTGATGGAGCAACTCATCACCAAGGGTAAGGTGGTCCGGGGCTACCTCGGAGTCACCATCCAGACGATCGATGCCACTATGGCAAAGGCTCTCAAGCTTTCTCGTCCAGGAGGGGTGATCGTCGCCAGTGTCGTTCCCGATAGCCCAGCGGATAAAGCCGGCTTTAAGCGGGGCGATATCATCCTCGAGATGAACGGGAAACCGATAAAGGGGGCTACCGAACTCTCGATAAAGGTGGCGAAAACCGCCCCCGGAACCAAGGTAAGTTTCACCGTACTTAGGGGAAAGAAAAAACTCACTCTCACTGCTCGATTAGAGGAGCTTCCCGGTGAAGAGGTATCCGCCAAGCCATCGCCTGAGGTATCCTCCGAGTTGGGGATAAAGGTACAGACCTTGACACCGGAGCTTGCGAGGAGGCTCGGCTATACTGGAGAAGAGGGAGTAGTGGTAACCGAGGTCCGTCCTGGGAGTATCGCTTATTATCAGGGGATAAGGCGGGGAGACCTGATAAAGGAGATAAACCGTATCCCCATCCGTTCAGTGCGTGATTACAAACGAGTGATGCGGAAAGTGAAACCAGGAGATACCATCCTCATCCTTTTAAGGAGGGGTGATACAACCGTTTATCTCGCCATCGAGCTTCCGAGCAAGAAGTAG